In Intestinibacillus sp. Marseille-P6563, a single genomic region encodes these proteins:
- a CDS encoding sugar O-acetyltransferase codes for MTEKEKRDQGLLYDANYDPEIVQARIACQDQCHRYNMLLPSQTQERQELLRGLLGKTGERFWIEQPFWCDCGDQIELGEDFYANHNLQIIDAAKVTFGDHVFIAPNCGFYTAGHPLNPRQRNQGLEYAKPITVGKNVWIGAHVVVLPGVTIGDNTVIGAGSVVCKDIPSGVVAVGNPCKVVRVLTEEELA; via the coding sequence ATGACCGAAAAAGAAAAGCGCGACCAGGGACTTTTGTATGACGCCAATTACGATCCGGAAATCGTGCAAGCGCGCATCGCGTGCCAGGATCAATGCCATCGATACAACATGCTTTTGCCGTCGCAGACCCAGGAGCGACAGGAACTTTTGCGCGGCTTGCTGGGCAAGACAGGGGAACGGTTTTGGATTGAGCAGCCCTTCTGGTGCGACTGTGGAGATCAAATCGAACTGGGCGAAGATTTTTATGCCAACCACAATTTGCAGATCATTGATGCCGCAAAAGTCACCTTTGGGGACCATGTATTCATTGCGCCCAATTGCGGGTTTTACACAGCGGGACATCCTTTGAATCCGCGGCAGCGAAATCAGGGACTGGAATACGCCAAACCGATCACAGTGGGGAAGAATGTCTGGATTGGAGCCCATGTGGTCGTGCTGCCGGGTGTGACCATCGGCGATAACACGGTCATTGGAGCGGGCAGCGTGGTCTGCAAGGACATTCCGTCCGGGGTTGTAGCGGTTGGCAATCCCTGCAAAGTGGTGCGTGTCTTGACCGAAGAAGAACTGGCCTAA
- a CDS encoding LacI family DNA-binding transcriptional regulator: MATLKDLAEYTGYSIATISRILNHDPSMSASEETRKKVLEAANTLNYAATKSRKGRSLKTALNIGVAISCPYPQRREAYEKQWLSSLEQICKEMKVAWFPMRFETRDSGSAKEEELDGILAIGTFQNAQMNWLFHRCEHVVFIGTSPDEARYDSVAVNPVAGMAQAMEYLTSYGHQHIGLIGPSLSMYHHGQCMSYEVIEGNYLDAMRMHGLGKYGWVLRAQVDPAETKRLLQEYLRSGQPLPTALLAATRENAEGALQALTEHQIAVPRDMSIVVFSDLVQAAEEGEMTSIEPQMDSMCRAAIRLLSECMPGQALQIVRNVPKKSLIPPVLVRRNSVGEPREPQKK; the protein is encoded by the coding sequence ATGGCAACTTTAAAGGATCTTGCGGAATATACTGGATATTCGATCGCAACGATATCACGCATTCTCAATCATGATCCTTCGATGAGTGCAAGCGAGGAAACCCGGAAAAAGGTGTTGGAAGCAGCCAATACGCTCAACTATGCGGCGACCAAAAGCCGAAAAGGGCGTAGTTTGAAAACTGCTTTGAACATCGGCGTGGCGATATCTTGCCCCTATCCCCAACGGCGGGAAGCCTATGAAAAACAGTGGTTGTCCAGCTTGGAGCAAATCTGTAAGGAAATGAAGGTCGCGTGGTTTCCGATGCGCTTCGAGACAAGGGACTCAGGCTCAGCCAAGGAAGAGGAACTGGATGGAATTTTAGCAATCGGTACCTTCCAAAATGCACAAATGAATTGGCTGTTTCACCGATGTGAACATGTTGTATTTATCGGTACATCGCCCGATGAAGCACGTTACGATTCGGTCGCCGTCAATCCGGTGGCGGGTATGGCGCAGGCCATGGAATATTTGACCTCCTATGGCCATCAGCACATTGGACTCATTGGCCCCAGTCTGTCGATGTACCATCATGGCCAGTGCATGTCGTATGAGGTCATCGAGGGGAATTACCTGGATGCCATGCGGATGCACGGACTCGGAAAGTACGGTTGGGTGTTAAGGGCGCAAGTTGACCCCGCAGAAACCAAGCGTCTTTTGCAGGAGTATCTGCGATCCGGTCAACCCTTACCGACCGCATTGCTGGCAGCGACCCGGGAAAATGCCGAAGGTGCTTTGCAGGCACTGACAGAACATCAGATCGCCGTTCCTCGGGACATGTCGATCGTGGTATTTTCCGATTTGGTGCAGGCCGCCGAGGAAGGGGAAATGACCAGCATCGAACCGCAGATGGATTCCATGTGCCGGGCTGCCATTCGTCTGCTCAGCGAATGTATGCCGGGACAGGCGCTTCAAATCGTTCGAAATGTTCCTAAAAAGTCACTGATTCCACCGGTCTTGGTGCGAAGGAACAGCGTGGGAGAGCCCCGCGAACCACAGAAAAAATAG
- a CDS encoding IreB family regulatory phosphoprotein gives MYQKTMTVKDAGMDWYLQAVYEALQENGYAPLDQIVGYLLSGDPTYITSHNHARSLAARIDRETLIRRALEKYIDEL, from the coding sequence ATGTATCAAAAGACGATGACAGTCAAAGATGCGGGGATGGATTGGTATTTGCAGGCTGTTTATGAAGCCTTGCAGGAAAATGGATATGCACCGCTCGATCAAATCGTGGGTTATCTTTTGAGCGGGGACCCAACGTACATCACCAGTCATAACCACGCGCGCAGCTTGGCGGCAAGAATCGACCGGGAAACCTTGATTCGGCGCGCGCTGGAAAAATATATCGACGAACTTTAA
- the aspS gene encoding aspartate--tRNA ligase — protein sequence MNNTSIAGMKRTHMCGELRLKHAGQEVTVNGWVDRVRDNGGVLFLLVRDRAGIVQCTFDKSVNKDLFDIAFTCRTEFVVAIRGKLVARDAAAVNKKMPTGEVEIIAEDIRILTRAETTPFEIDDSKEVGDPVRLKYRYLDLRRPSMQRNMMLRHRVTQVARNYFDEQGFIEIETPMLTKSTPEGARDYLVPSRVHPGKFYALPQSPQQYKQLLMLAGMDRYIQITRCFRDEDLRADRQPEFTQIDLEMSFVEQDDVIAVNEGFLQRVFKEVLDVDIQLPLPRMTWQDAMDKYGSDKPDTRFGFEIKDISDIAANCSFKVFHDTVANGGTVRLINVNGYADKFPRKEIDKLGEFVKTYRAKGLAWMKLAADGSMTSSFAKFLSEEEIAAIKERAGAKENDVLFVVADADWETAAVALGALRCELAKRLGLANKDDFKLLWVTEFPQFEYSEEEDRLVAKHHPFTAPMDEDIPLLETNPKAVRAKAYDIILNGCELGGGSIRIHDPELQTKMFEALGFTDEKANEQFGHLITAFKYGAPPHGGLAYGLDRLCMLLAGLDSIRDMIAFPKVQNASDLMMQCPDVVDDKQLDELSIAVTRTEETEE from the coding sequence ATGAATAACACATCCATTGCGGGAATGAAGCGCACCCATATGTGCGGCGAACTGCGCCTGAAACATGCCGGGCAGGAAGTGACGGTTAACGGTTGGGTAGACCGCGTACGCGATAATGGCGGCGTCCTGTTCCTGCTCGTGCGTGACCGTGCAGGTATTGTACAGTGCACGTTTGACAAGAGCGTCAACAAGGACCTGTTTGACATTGCCTTTACCTGCCGTACCGAGTTCGTTGTCGCCATCCGCGGCAAGCTGGTGGCACGTGATGCAGCGGCGGTCAACAAGAAGATGCCGACTGGCGAAGTGGAAATCATCGCCGAGGACATCCGCATCCTGACTCGTGCAGAGACCACGCCGTTCGAAATCGACGACAGCAAGGAAGTCGGCGATCCGGTGCGCCTGAAGTATCGCTATCTGGACCTGCGCCGTCCGTCGATGCAGCGCAACATGATGCTGCGCCATCGTGTGACCCAGGTTGCCCGCAACTACTTCGATGAGCAGGGCTTTATCGAGATCGAAACCCCGATGCTGACCAAGTCCACGCCCGAGGGTGCCCGCGACTACCTGGTGCCGTCCCGTGTGCATCCGGGCAAGTTCTACGCGCTGCCGCAGTCGCCGCAGCAGTATAAGCAGCTTCTTATGCTGGCTGGTATGGACCGCTATATCCAGATTACCCGTTGCTTCCGCGATGAGGACCTGCGTGCCGACCGTCAGCCCGAGTTTACCCAGATCGACTTGGAAATGAGCTTTGTTGAGCAGGACGATGTCATTGCGGTCAACGAAGGCTTCCTCCAGCGCGTCTTCAAGGAAGTGCTGGACGTGGACATCCAGCTCCCGCTGCCGCGCATGACCTGGCAGGATGCCATGGACAAGTACGGCTCGGACAAGCCGGACACCCGGTTTGGTTTTGAAATCAAGGACATCTCCGACATTGCGGCAAATTGCTCGTTCAAGGTATTCCATGACACGGTTGCAAACGGCGGTACGGTACGCCTGATCAACGTCAATGGTTATGCGGATAAGTTCCCGCGCAAGGAGATCGATAAGCTGGGCGAGTTTGTCAAGACCTATCGTGCCAAGGGTCTGGCCTGGATGAAGCTGGCGGCAGATGGTTCGATGACTTCGTCGTTTGCCAAGTTCCTGTCCGAAGAGGAGATCGCGGCCATCAAGGAACGCGCTGGCGCCAAGGAGAACGATGTTCTGTTTGTGGTTGCAGACGCAGACTGGGAAACCGCAGCGGTTGCACTGGGCGCCCTGCGCTGCGAGCTGGCTAAGCGCCTGGGTCTGGCCAATAAGGATGACTTCAAGCTGCTGTGGGTCACCGAATTCCCGCAGTTTGAGTACAGCGAGGAAGAAGACCGTCTGGTTGCCAAGCATCACCCGTTCACGGCTCCCATGGACGAGGATATTCCGCTGCTGGAAACCAACCCCAAGGCTGTCCGCGCCAAGGCATATGACATCATCCTCAATGGTTGCGAGCTTGGCGGTGGTTCCATCCGTATCCATGACCCCGAACTTCAGACCAAGATGTTTGAAGCCCTCGGCTTTACCGACGAAAAGGCAAACGAACAGTTTGGTCATCTGATTACGGCGTTCAAGTATGGTGCGCCCCCGCATGGCGGCTTGGCATACGGTCTGGACCGTCTGTGCATGCTGCTGGCTGGCCTGGATTCCATCCGCGATATGATCGCCTTCCCCAAGGTACAGAACGCATCGGACCTGATGATGCAGTGCCCGGATGTGGTCGATGACAAGCAGCTCGATGAGCTATCCATCGCAGTGACCCGTACGGAAGAAACCGAAGAATAA
- the hisS gene encoding histidine--tRNA ligase: protein MEKIKPRTLSGFMELLPQKQEQMERVMQTLRETYALYGFYPLDTPVLEASEVLLAKGGGETEKQIYRFQKGDTDLAMRFDLTVPLAKYVALNYGQLTFPFRRYQIGKVYRGERAQRGRFREFYQADIDIIGDGKLDIINEAEIPSIIYKTFSKLGLKRFKIRINNRKVLNGFFASLGLTERAGDVMRTIDKLEKIGADKVREILVEDCGASAAQADEILKFITIEGGTAGILAALEGYKGKNETLDLGIEELTTVATYMEAFGVPADHFEIDLTIARGLDYYTGTVYETTMLDHPEIGSICSGGRYDNLAEYYTDKQLPGVGISIGLTRLFFVLEDKDYLNENPPASPADVMILPMTDDVGPAIELATRLRDNGVRVQLHCEKKKFKAKITYADKLHVPYVIFMGEDEVKNGVVALKELATGEQTSTGFDEALARIRAGLTERAKGTVIVDRA from the coding sequence ATGGAAAAGATCAAACCCCGGACGCTGTCCGGCTTTATGGAACTGCTGCCGCAAAAGCAGGAGCAGATGGAGCGTGTGATGCAGACGCTGCGGGAAACGTATGCGCTGTATGGTTTTTATCCGCTGGATACGCCGGTGCTCGAAGCATCCGAAGTGCTGCTGGCCAAAGGCGGCGGTGAAACCGAAAAGCAGATCTACCGCTTCCAGAAGGGCGACACCGATCTGGCAATGCGGTTTGACCTGACCGTCCCGCTGGCCAAGTATGTGGCGCTCAATTACGGACAGCTCACGTTCCCGTTCCGCCGCTACCAGATCGGCAAGGTATACCGCGGCGAACGCGCGCAGCGCGGCCGCTTCCGCGAGTTCTATCAGGCGGACATCGACATCATCGGCGACGGCAAACTGGACATCATCAACGAGGCCGAGATCCCGTCGATCATTTACAAGACCTTCTCCAAGCTGGGGCTGAAGCGCTTCAAGATCCGAATCAACAACCGCAAGGTGCTCAATGGCTTCTTTGCCTCCCTGGGTCTGACCGAACGCGCAGGCGATGTAATGCGTACCATCGATAAGCTGGAAAAGATCGGCGCCGACAAGGTGCGCGAGATTCTGGTAGAGGATTGCGGCGCATCGGCTGCGCAGGCAGACGAAATTCTCAAGTTCATCACCATCGAGGGCGGCACCGCCGGCATCCTGGCAGCGCTGGAAGGCTACAAGGGCAAGAACGAAACGCTCGATTTGGGCATCGAGGAGCTGACCACGGTTGCCACCTATATGGAAGCCTTCGGCGTTCCGGCCGACCACTTCGAGATCGACCTGACTATCGCGCGTGGCCTGGACTACTATACCGGTACGGTATATGAGACCACCATGCTCGACCATCCGGAGATTGGTTCGATCTGCTCGGGCGGCCGGTATGACAATTTGGCCGAGTACTACACCGATAAGCAGCTGCCGGGCGTTGGCATTTCGATTGGCCTAACCCGTCTGTTCTTTGTCCTGGAGGACAAGGACTATTTGAACGAAAACCCGCCCGCGTCGCCGGCGGACGTGATGATCCTGCCCATGACCGACGATGTTGGACCGGCCATTGAACTGGCGACCCGCCTGCGTGATAACGGGGTACGCGTGCAGCTGCATTGTGAAAAGAAGAAGTTCAAGGCCAAGATCACCTATGCGGACAAGCTGCATGTTCCGTATGTCATCTTCATGGGCGAAGATGAGGTCAAGAACGGCGTGGTTGCCCTCAAGGAACTGGCGACCGGCGAACAGACGAGCACCGGCTTTGACGAAGCACTGGCACGCATCCGGGCAGGCCTGACCGAGCGCGCTAAGGGCACGGTCATTGTCGATCGGGCATAA
- a CDS encoding methylglyoxal synthase, which translates to MNIALIAHDRKKELMVQFCMAYCGILAKHSLCATGTTGKFVAEATGLKIEKYLAGMQGGEEQISARVAYNEIDLVLFFRDPMSNSEYEPDIHALARLCDMHNIPIATNSATAEMLILGLDRGDLDWRNIVNPKSH; encoded by the coding sequence ATGAATATCGCGCTTATTGCACACGACCGTAAAAAAGAACTGATGGTACAGTTCTGCATGGCGTATTGCGGGATTCTCGCAAAGCATAGTCTGTGTGCAACCGGCACAACGGGCAAGTTTGTAGCCGAAGCGACTGGACTGAAAATAGAAAAATATCTGGCCGGCATGCAGGGCGGCGAAGAACAGATCTCTGCGCGCGTGGCCTACAACGAGATCGACTTGGTGTTGTTCTTCCGTGACCCCATGTCCAACAGCGAATATGAGCCGGATATACACGCGCTGGCACGTCTGTGTGATATGCACAATATCCCGATTGCGACCAACTCGGCAACCGCAGAAATGCTGATTCTTGGGTTGGATCGTGGCGATCTGGATTGGCGTAATATCGTCAATCCCAAATCACACTAA
- a CDS encoding nucleotide-binding protein: MFKVILVASGKGGTGKTSLTANVALAMAERGHRVLVIDADSGLRNLDIVLGLSDSIVFSFADVAQGMTPLERAAVPHSIFPGLSLLTAPGKLPPLTREQLEHLMRQAEQLGFEYVLIDGPAGLAPEIRMFASVATQGLVVTMPDQASVRGAERVARLLESENIIRIRMVVNRVRPALIKHGVLGNIDDTMDLVGLPLLGIVPEDEDVIACGSRGKCLLQTKRGGAATAFRNIAQRLDGIRLPIMRL; the protein is encoded by the coding sequence ATGTTTAAGGTAATCTTAGTCGCGTCCGGCAAGGGCGGGACCGGAAAAACGTCGCTGACGGCAAATGTTGCATTGGCGATGGCCGAACGCGGACATCGCGTTCTGGTCATTGATGCAGACAGCGGGCTGCGGAACTTGGACATCGTATTGGGCCTTAGTGATTCGATCGTATTTAGCTTTGCAGATGTCGCGCAGGGGATGACGCCGCTCGAACGGGCGGCTGTCCCTCATTCTATCTTCCCGGGGTTGTCATTGCTGACAGCGCCCGGGAAATTGCCGCCGCTGACCCGAGAACAACTCGAGCACCTCATGCGGCAGGCAGAACAGCTTGGATTTGAATATGTGCTGATCGACGGTCCGGCAGGCCTGGCACCTGAGATCCGGATGTTCGCCAGTGTGGCGACACAGGGTCTTGTGGTGACCATGCCCGACCAGGCGAGTGTACGTGGCGCCGAGCGTGTGGCGCGTTTGTTGGAAAGCGAAAATATCATCCGCATACGTATGGTGGTCAATCGTGTCCGCCCCGCTTTGATCAAACATGGCGTGCTGGGGAACATTGACGATACGATGGATTTAGTAGGGCTGCCCCTGTTGGGGATCGTCCCGGAAGATGAAGACGTGATTGCGTGCGGCAGTCGTGGCAAATGCCTGTTGCAGACAAAACGAGGTGGGGCTGCAACCGCATTTCGCAACATTGCCCAGCGGCTCGATGGAATACGTCTTCCCATCATGCGTCTATAA